In Brassica napus cultivar Da-Ae chromosome A3, Da-Ae, whole genome shotgun sequence, the sequence TGTTACAACTATGACCTACCTGTGTTTCTTGTAGGTAATGCCATGTGCATTTCAAACCAGAAACAGCAAAAATTTAGCCCATCCCTTCCAATTCAACATTTTGTTTGGGACCGAATTAGTATGCCCATGATTACATATACTCTAATACTTTTGGATTCGTTGTAATGCAATCTTTTAACATGATCATATGGGTTACAAAAGCCATGATCGTTTTAAGTCTCTTGTGAAAACAACTTAATCATCTATGGTAAGGGTATATATTCCCTCGTCAAACAATGAAATTGTCACACTAACTAACACTAGAGTCTATTTTCAGATTCTCATGGGTCAGGATGCTTCACTTAGTTTGTGGCATGGTTCATTACTTCCACACTGATTCAGCTTCCCCTCTTGCTTGGGGTTGTGATAATTGGTTCCCTTGCTCAAGTATATACACACATCCTCTAACTATCTTccttttgtttgagattttaGTGTTTATGTTTGTTGTCTGATTTCAGTGATCAGCTCCTGTCTATTTTTTGCTGCTATAAGTTCCTCTTTTATTAAGGAACCATAGagtgaggaagatgaagaaatcAGGAGAGAGCGAGGGAAAGGAGATGTTGAGAAACGGCTCCATGTTTTAACTAGGAGCCAACAGCAAAACAGTCCACATGATCTTCAAGCCGAAAGAAGCAAGAAGATTGATGAAATGATATAGAAACTGGACCACAAGTTCCCTCTACTTGAAAAGGTTAATGAGGAAGATGTGGACTAGCCGTTACAGGCTGATGAggcaaacaacaacaacacaaacaAGAACTGAAAGCTTTCATAGAAGCAGAATGAGTTTTGATATGAAGAACACACCAGAGAAGAGTGGCAGagataaagtggtggagagGTCAGAGAGTGCTAGAGCTGTCAGAAGGATTCCATCATCTCCTTCTCCCATCGTTAAGAACAACATCATCAAGTCACCTCTCCAAACAATCAAACGAGCTATCAAATTTCAGACTACATCTTCATAACATgcatttttgtttctaaaacgTGTGATCAATTTGGTGATTCATTGTTTGTGTGTAAAAAAGACTTCTTTATTGTTGGTCCTCCACGTGTAATATAGTAGCgtgtttgttttagtttatcCTTAATGCAAACATTAAGACATAGATTTTCTCCACCTTGAAGGTGTTGTTCTTCCTTTAACAAGTCTTGTCTTCATATTCCCCGGAGTCCGTGGCTCAAAGCCTTCACCATTATCACCTACTTCTTCCTCATCGTTCATCATCTTTTCAACGCCAACACTTCCTCTAATAGAAGGTCCTAACCCAAGCCTCTTCCACCGAAAAAACCCTTTACTCCCACCACCGCTACTCTTCTTCTCCATAAGCCTCTCCATCTGCATATGCATTGCACCGCACTCACTCTGGAGCCTCAACACATCATCTCGAAGCCTCTTTATCTCCGCTTGCTGGACATTCATCTCGCGTTTAGACAAGCACTGTGGTCCAGAGCCTGGCTCGGAGTAATGTGAGCCAGATGGACTCCAGTCAGTGTGACGACTTAGCTTTGTCTGCTCAGTGAACAACACTCTGATGATTGATCTCACAGGTAAACGATCGTTCTGAGCTGCATGTAGAGCTGCTTCTGGTGATAGCTTTCTGCTATCGATGAGTCTACACAGTTCTTTCCTTTCTTGCTTCATCACCTGAGGATGTGCCTGTAATGGAATTTGAAAATCTTGAATTGAGTCTCAACttcaaatatataaactttatGTTGATTTCTTGGGGATTAAATAAACCTATTTTACCAAATAAGATATTTTTCCAAAAGCAGAAATAATATAAaggtttaaaaaaatacaaatatggatctaaagaagggcaattgtcaataatagcacattttgaagtttatgtctcaaaaatagcactagaaggagaaagtcacaaaaatgacattcattaaagggtaaaatatccctaatacccttggtttaaaattaaataaacaaacaaaaataaataaaaataataaaataaaaataaaaataaaaaaaaaaaagaaattttttttatagtttcagattatgtgttttcagattcgaaatttttatttttattttttgaaatttttttttatttttttttcaaattttctttttataatttaaaaatattttttgaaactgtttttaaaatttttattttttattttagtatttattttttataaaattttaaaccctaattccaaaaccccaccccttaactctaaaccctaaggtttgaattaattaacccaaggggtataaatgtatatttacctctttaatgaaacctacttttgtgactttgaaccttgaatgctactttgggaacaaaaacttggtttggtgttatcctagtctttttctctctaAAGAATTACTCATtctgtttctaaaaatgcatatttttgtgtttcacacatattaacaatattaaaaattaaatataaatacataattatcTGCAATTAATTGTTTTCTACAACTTTAGACCAATAACATTTGAATAAGTGCAATTtagttttctaattttctttaaataattcTAAACTTACAGTTTCcattattaactaataaattttgcattaaaaaaaaatatatcattttgaaacaaaattttattgtaaAACATTTATCTTTAAATTCACACAATTAATAAACAAAccttaaaaatgaatatttgcctccatatagttttttttttgctttcttcaTATTAGTCTCGATTTATTGACAAACACTTTATTATCATTACCTTGAGATATGTATCAATGGCGCGGTACAAGCCATCCTCTGTGGTACGAGCATGGCTAGGCAGAGCTTCGGCTAGTGATATAAGCTCCGGTAGAGTCAAACCACCGTCAATAGCAGCTTCAGCGAGGTAAGAGTCAACAAGCTTGGCCACTTTAACGAGAGCCGCACCAGTCTTAACACCTTCACTGTCCAAACCAGCGAACTTCTTCACGAGACGAGTCACGAGCTCAACGTCGAGCAAAGTCCCGCACGTGTGGCTAAACGAAGGTATCATGAGCTCCTTGATAGAGGCTTGGTCCAGCTGCCAAGACACTCTGTTCTCGAGCTCCGTTAAGTAGTTCTGATTGGCTCCGACCATCTTCGCCGTCCTGAGGAGACGGAGGAGGAAGTTACATGGAACGGAGTCTTTCTCCGGAGGGAGGATTCCGGTTAGAGTTTCGACGAAAAAGCGTTTCTTCATTACAGAAGCCGTAACGCTCTCCgtcggtggtggtggtggtgccgTGACGGCGGAGACGTTACCGGAGAGATCAGGGAGCCACTTGGAAGCGTAATGAGCGATGATGGAGCCGATGAGGTCTGGTCGGATGCCTTTGGATTTGATGCCGGTGATGGTTTTGACGAAGTAGTTCATGTCTTGGATAGAGGCTTCGTCGAACCAAGAGTAGTACTCCATCTCACCGGCGGCGAAGGTTTCTTGGTGATAATGGGACGGTGGATTGGCGTAGACGGTGACGGGTTCCGGCGAAGGTGGTTTCTCCATTTTGTTTcgctttttttctttctttttttttgtcttttcacCGTGAGCTTGAAGTTCAGTGTGGTAGAATGTAGAACTAGTAGAATGGTTTTTATATTGTAAGAAAAATGATGGGTGGTCCTTTtacattttcttataatatatgattaatattcaTTCCGTAAAACTTTGATATGTATTCATGCAATTTCATATTTCAGTGTCTTCAtagtttttcattatttttaataaattaagaaggtaataaatcatgaaaataaatgttttatggTTTTATATGAGATGATACATAGAATACATGATCCTAAATTCCTAATGTTAAGAGGATTGAGAGCCTGTAGGAAGATAAATATAAGAGAAGGATGGAGACAATACCCATCTTAATTACATAATTGTCTTATTACAAAGGGAATATAATCAATGCATAAACGTGTCCTTATTCATCTCCGCCATGACAATGGTAAACCGTATTCTAGTGATATCGATATATTGCAagatatataataaatgagttTTTACAGCATCGGTTTAATCTCGACTGTAAAACTGATTTTGGTTGGTCTAAACAAGAATGACCTAGAAAGGATCATTGTTTGACGAATTCAAACagtaaatgttttgtaaaaacaggttatatatataacaaacgaAGTACATTCATGAATGAATGACTGCGAGTTTGATTGTCAAAAGAAACTAACGAGGTAAACTTATAGTATATATTGAGCTAAGAAAAAGACAGTGTTTTGGGAAAGACAAAAGAATCAGAGTCTCTCTTATTGCTCTTTTGTAATATCCTTCTCTCCATGTGGGTTTTGTAGTGAAACGACAATGCATGGTCCCGGTTTCGAGTTATAATGACCATGCCGTTTGTCTCATCACACACACGTACATGCCAAGAATAAGATTCTCTCTCTAACGTCTCTTTTTGTTCCCATTGCACATTCACAACACATCATTAGTGCGATGACACACCAACCGGTTTAGCCCGTTGATGGCCCATTGAAGGTCTATCTATCTACACATATGGGCTTGGCTGTTCTTTGGTGTTTGGGTCACCTTTACACAAACTGATAAAGAtcataagaagcttgatttttttttctcacataagaagcttgatttcaTTTACCTTTTCATAGtacatatgatgaagttgttctaATAAGCTGTATTTGGCACCATCAGTGAAGATGTTGTGCAGGGAAACTTACATAGACAATTGGTAGAAGAGAAGTCACCACGAAGATAGTTAGATGCAGTAACCATGGACTTTCAAAAAGCACAAGTGAGAAAGACTATGATTGGTAACCATCATTTAATGGCAGAAAAATAGTTAAATTgcgaaaaaatttaattaaggcgcagaaaaattttaaatttgtggAATGGTGGAATCTATTAAACTGATCAcactattttatatagtattcaattttatataataaaaaataaatatcaataattAAACTAGTTATtacaaaatgtgaaaataactaaaatttatctaaaaagaTTTTACttcttattttaaatatctagCTTATCTTTCAATACGTTCTAATAATAGATTGacatttaataatatacaaattatattataacttTATTTACAACATAactatttatcattaaaaaaattattgctatgtattttaaaatttaagatagtATTAGCATATAATTTAATAGTAAGAAagtattgattttataaattattttgccATAATCTACTAGAACTCACTTTTCCACTTAATGAATTCTgtcttaatatttttgttagcgTTTTTCATTCCACAATATTTTGTTGATCGGTAAAATACTTGTGAAATGACGTATGATACGCCATTCCGAGTTACCAATCAAAACCTACATATGGGTGTGAACTTGGCAGCAAAACCCAAGCATTCCTTGTCGGAAATGTAGCAGTTCACTATGATCCTTACCATAGTTGGCAAAGGCGGATCTAGGAGAACATTTAGTTGGGGACATTCAATAAGATTGCAAAGTAACGCGTATGCAACAAGTAAAGGGGCAAGGTTGATAGTAATACCATCATGAAATCATAATATATACAGTATTCTTCCATCTATTAACGACAAGCAGGGATAACGTAACTCAGTTGGTAGAGCATCATCTCTAGTGGATGGGTGCCGCATGTTCGATCCATGCTCTCTGCATATTGTtatttctttataattttagtcCGTGTTCTAAAACTCGGCCGCCTAGTCGATTAAACGGCTGAGAAATCGCTATAGGGTGAGCAACTGTGGCGAATTGGAGCTATGCGCTCAAAAAATcggatttgaaaaaaaattactttttttttacgtttttggACCTATAAATCTAATAATCTACTTTATATTTGTGCAGTTAtggcaaaacaaaaagaaaaatgaagaaaattgTTACAAAACCCGTCAAAATCCCATAGCCATCACGTTTTTACAGTTGCAGAGAACTAAAAGCATAAAGAGAAAAATGATATGTAAATGACGGTTAtacctttcattaaaaaaaaacctaaaagaCTATTAAAATGCAGTAATAGGGCTTTGAAGTTAGATTCCTTGGTTAAATGCAAAGTCTTTTACCACTACACCACACTGTATTTACGTTTTATGTTACAAATATTATACATAACTTAAAACAAATCGCCGGTTACTTCCCAAATAGTCTCCGCTTAATTGATTCGGCGCAAGACCCTATTCGACCGCACGCGTAGCGCCTACCGCGTTTCTGAACAGGGCTTTAAACCGGTTATCGTCTTTGGGTGTGATACTAATTGATTCGATTCGGTTTGGCTTTTCTTACATATCGCCTCTCCGGTTCAGCAGAAAAGATATAAATCATCATAAACGGGCCGAAATATGGGCCTATTAAGTAGTTTATGATACAATTTTGTAACCACATTTATTAATACGTTATGGATCCAAGCTTCTAATAATAGTTCTGATAATTAATAAGTTTTTGGGTAACACACGTGAACCCAACTTTACACTTGTCTTAAACTTCAACTAGAAATCCAACGGTCAGcattattgtatatttatatattggtTAAAAAAAGCTAAACTAAATGACAATCCAACGGTTGACAAGAAACAACAACGCGCACGATCTAGATGGACGACGATACGCAATCCAACACGGTTCTTGAGGAGTAACATCGATCAAAAGAGGTTGTTGATCCGAAAAAGAAATTTTAGTTCgatgaattatttatttattatccgTGACCCGATCCAATTACTCGTTGACCCGAACGGACACGTCAGACGCGAGCCGTGACGCGATAGCGGAATGATACATGACTTCGTGGAACGTGGAGACTTGGGCGATTTTCATGCGGAGCTGCTTCGCCTTCTCCTCTGTGAGACACCTCCGCGTAGTTTTATCCAGATCTGAATCCAGACTAGCCGAGGAGCTGTTGTTATTGTTATTCACGTAATCTGGTTCCGATGACCAGCCGAAGAGAGGAGCCCACCATGAACCGGGTTTCTTCCCGGTTGGATCCGGTTTTCTGATGGATCCGGAAGATGCACGGATCGAAGGGAGAGCGGAGCAGGAGATGATTGTAGCCATTGTAATGGATCGTGGGATTAATCCGAAAACGTAAAGAGTGTTTATTTGGGGGATAAAGAACGTGGATTggttattaaattttgttaaaatagatTGGATATTTATAGTGTGGGTTGCGCAACGAAGGGGTATTATCGGGGAAAATGTACAGCGTTGAAAGCGATATGCACCACGATAGTTAGGGTGGAGATGAGCGCATTGGATCATTGTTGTTTCTTTAGTAGATGTGGATAAGATTGAAGGCGTGGAGCTGAGCAGCGTTGTTTTGCCAATTGGGCAATGTTTCCATCTGTTGCACTTTTCACTTTAtttggtttatttatttattttgcgatatttatttttggttttttctttttgactatgTCCAAGTAGACGTCTTTATTCATTGGATGtattattcaattatttttcaaagaaaatgaGAGAGTTTTATAAtcagttttcttttcttcataagttTGATTAATTAACATATTcgtaaataagtaaataattgtTGGTGGTATCAAAAATTTCTTCATCAACAACTTCCCAAAAAATGCATTGAAATTACATGGGCtcagatatttactttatatCGACATTCACAGAAATAGGCACACAACCCAAAAATCATATTGGGTTAGCAGGTTTATTTTCCTACATAAAACCCACTTAATATCACTACTACATGTGTAGTTTGACACGTGTGTAAGTGTAGTGCCTCACGTGCGAGTGACCAATTTGGAATTAGAAATCTCTAATCTCTCTCCAAAGGCCACAAAAAAAGGTTCGAATCGGTGAAGAGGTTTGGCTAATCGCTCGAGGTTTGACCTGAGATCACAACACAAACAATTGCTACTCGAAACCCTTCCGAGTCACCATCACGATGTGGAGAAAAATCGTCTCTTCCGGTCTCAAAACCCTAGCCGCCGATGTCGTCGCCGCTTCTCCTTCTCGTCGATCGATTCCCGCCGCAGGGAGACCCGTCGGCTTCTACCTCTCTGCCGATCGATCATCCGTTTCTGCTCCCGCTCCTTCGTCACTCGTCATTTCAGCTCGGAACCAGGTGATAAATCGTTGCCTATAGTTGTTTCGGATTCAGATCTCGGGTTTGGGATTTTGATCCACATGCTATGGATTTAGTGGGTGTAGAGGGTGGTGAATGACTATTATAACCCTTTTAAATTTGCAGTGGGGACCCATGCAAACAAGAAGGTGGAGGATGTGATGCCCATTGCTATTGGACATGAGAAGGAGGAGCTTGAAGCTGAACTTGAGGTGATTCCTAATCTTTGAGTCTCTATGTatcttaatgtatgtgtatGAGTATGACACTGTGATGCAAATGTGTTTTACTGCAACTTCACATGTGATCATATTGTTACCCATGAATGAAGTTTAGGCGTTAAGTGTATGTTTCTGCTTGATTGTACTCTTCAGTTGAGGAACTAAAGttttaactttttctttgttttcctgGAGCAGGGTAGGAGGCTGCTTGACATTGACTTCTCCGAAGGTCCTTTTGGCACAAAGCTTAGTGTAGTTTCTATTACCAGTTTAATATATGGTCCATTGTCTGTGACGTTTATTTCCACGATGATGACGAAAATTTGCAGATGTCATATATAGCATGTGCAAGTGTCTGTAGATCATGAAAGTTAATTTCTTAGCATtcttaagttttcttttttgcatTTCTGAAATCATACAGGAGTATGGATGTATGAGGGCTGAATTTTTGCATTTGATCTTATCATTGTCTCATGTCACTTTATCTCTTGAGTGAGCAACATTCATTCTCGTTTGGCTAGCTTTTGTTAACAATGCTGTCATCTTTATTGATACCAAAGTGTGTTTACCTCAGGAAGCTCCTACTATTGTGAAGTCCTACTATGACAAGCGGATTGTGGGGTGCCCTGGTGGTGAAGGAGGTAAGCTCACCTCGTCTTCTCTTAATGGCATATACTCCAAGTTTctttttgttgtctttgttgAATATTTCATACATGTATCTAACAAACCAGTGTACACATTATCTACCAAAGActtatctaatttttattactcTTGAAAACTGCAGAGGAGGAGCACGATGTTGTGTGGTTTTGGCTGGAGAAAGGAAAGTCTTTTCCGGTCTGCACTCAGTACTTTGAGGTTAGTTAAACTCGTTTCAGATGCTCTAAATTGTAAATAAATCGAATAGAGTCTCATCTCTCATAGTCATAGGTCAGGATAATTAGTAAAAGGACTAGAGCAAGAACCTCGTGAGGCTTTCCTAATATTGACTAGGTTAAAATGTATGTTTTTGCAGCTGGAAGTGGTTGGTCCTGGTGGACCTCCTGATGGTCACGGTGATGAAGACGATGAGCACCATCACTGAGAGactaacattttgttttcaggGTTTTCAAATGTTCTACATTTCTTTATtagaataaacaaatatttttcgaTCCTTTTGAACCAACACTCAGGCATCGGAGTTTCTAAATGCCAAAACTCTTATGACCGTGGTTCCCCCTTTTTTTGTAACAACTCTTCTTACTCGCATGAACCAATCTACTGTGCCACAACAtttcatgtgttttttttatagatttatcaCTCGAAAACCATCTCGATTTGAAAACTTTTGCTTTTCCAAAACTTGTAATGGTTTAGAACTCGTCATTTATTCTAATGCTTCATCGTTCAAAAGTGAAACAGACAATTGATCAAAAGCTGACACAATCAAGACATCTTTCGCGTGTTCGAACTCCGGCTACTGCACCATTTCCGCTAAACTTGTCACGTACGAGTTAAATTAGAATCTCTATTCTTCCACCAAAGGGGGCATCAGAATCGTCTCAGAGTCATCATCGTTCGTCACCATGTGGAGAAGAAACGTCTCCTCCGGTCTCAAAACCTTAGCCTCTGATCTCGCCGCGGCTTCTCCTCCTTGTCGATCGATAGCCGCCACCGCGAGACCCGCTGGCTCCTACCTCGCTGCCAATCAATCAGCCatttctgcttcttcttcttccatcatCCCTCGCCATTTCAGCTCCGAATCATGTGACACATCGTTGCTACAGATCTCGATTTTGCGGTGGATTTAGATTTATAGGATGGATATAGAATATGTATTGGTATCTGAGATGATTAATGCGTTTGCTAAAACGAACCAAGTAGATTGGTTTAATACTCATATTTGATATGTATTGGGGCTCTGTAGTAGTATAGACTTTTGCGAAGAAGAAGGTGGAGGATGTAATCCCCATTTCCACCGGTCATGAGAAGGAAGCTGAACTCGAGGTGATAGCTAATCTTTGAGTCTCTATGCATTTTGTGCAAACGTGTGAAACAATCTTTCTGCTTGATAACACgctccttgtttttttttgttggggaATAGGGGAGGAGGCTGCTTGACATTGACTTTCCTGAAGGTCCTTTTGGAACTAAGGTTAgttgaatttctatttttttttaagaactcttTCTTGTAATACCTGAAATCATAGGTGGGTTATATGACTAGCGCATGCTGTATAATTGTATAACATAGTTGAGATATTTTCATTTGGAGTAAGCAGCATTTATTCCCGTTTGGCTACCATTTGATAACAGCTTTGTCATCTTTATTAATTCCAAATTGTGTTTACCTTAGGAGGCTCCTGCTGTTGTAAAGTCCTACTATGACAAGCGAATTGTAGGATGCCCTGGTGGCGAAGGAGGTATGTTCATCCCATTCTCACTGTCTCTAGTGTCGTAAAACGGATGAGAAGAGGCAAAAAAATGAATGATTGTTATCGTTGATTATTAAAGTGTTTCTTTCATTATTTGCAAACTGTTTGGAGCACTAGATGTCTATTAGCCATTGATTTTGGTCTGATGTACTTTGCAGAGGATGAACATGATGTTGTGTGGTTCTGGCTGGAGAAAGGAAAGTCTTTTGAATGCCCTGTTTGCACTCAGTACTTTGAGGTAAGCTTACAACTCTAGTATCGGATTTGCTTTAATTGGTAAATAAACGAAACCGTAAAAGGATTTAGAACAAGAACTCGTTGAGATTTTGCATTTATGAATATTGAACTGGTTAAATGTATGTGTTGCAGCTGGAAGTGGTTGGTCCTGGTGGACCTCCGGATGGTCACGGTGATGAAGATCATGATTCATGAGCACCACCACTGACTCCGGCCGCGCGTTTTGCTttcttgaaatatttttgattttcttatAGTTGGAAtaagaataaatatatatgctGCTGGTGTAACACAGTTGAAAATGTTTTTGAACCTTTTAGAACAACACTTGTCGGAAGTTGTCGGCATGCGAAAACTCTTACAACCGTTGTTTTACTTTTGTAAGATTTTTTGTATCAGAATCACTCTTGCCTTTTTgcttatttatatattcacaTTTTATTGTTTATGGTTTGATGTCTTTTCATATTGGACGGTTTGATCGTGTCATTGATTCCTTCTGAACGACCATATAATTCAGTAAATATATCATCGAAAAATCGATTTTCTTCCAAAACCTTGTTTTTAACACTAACTAACTCATACAATGCACCTACATTTTACATTTCATTTTTTCTAATAACATAAAAGGCATATAATATAAAGACGGCGACCAAAAACGGTGGAGGTCAACACCGCTTTGATTCTCTGGCGACGTAACTGTGTTTATGTGTTTAGTCTCTTTTATCAACgttttcttaaattattatcTCGGACTCAAAGGTTAAAAACTTAAGACCAGATTAATTAACTTGAATTACCGACAATGGAACTTATGTAGTTCTTAATATTTCAGTATAGCGTCAGTTacgttattatttatttaatacgtttttttttggtttcatatcatatcattatatgtTTGCAATGAAAATATGAAGCAGAAACCTAAATACTACTAGTACAtatatatcccttatatattaattgagaaacatttgaaaagatgtaacctcaattttgtattaattaaaagaggccccaatgcataggtggcactcaattaggtagtcaattacattcaattgaaaaataagtaggtccacattcgatttttatatgttgttagatacataagttggt encodes:
- the LOC106439414 gene encoding coleoptile phototropism protein 1-like, whose protein sequence is MEKPPSPEPVTVYANPPSHYHQETFAAGEMEYYSWFDEASIQDMNYFVKTITGIKSKGIRPDLIGSIIAHYASKWLPDLSGNVSAVTAPPPPPTESVTASVMKKRFFVETLTGILPPEKDSVPCNFLLRLLRTAKMVGANQNYLTELENRVSWQLDQASIKELMIPSFSHTCGTLLDVELVTRLVKKFAGLDSEGVKTGAALVKVAKLVDSYLAEAAIDGGLTLPELISLAEALPSHARTTEDGLYRAIDTYLKAHPQVMKQERKELCRLIDSRKLSPEAALHAAQNDRLPVRSIIRVLFTEQTKLSRHTDWSPSGSHYSEPGSGPQCLSKREMNVQQAEIKRLRDDVLRLQSECGAMHMQMERLMEKKSSGGGSKGFFRWKRLGLGPSIRGSVGVEKMMNDEEEVGDNGEGFEPRTPGNMKTRLVKGRTTPSRWRKSMS
- the BNAANNG26280D gene encoding uncharacterized protein BNAANNG26280D, with the protein product MATIISCSALPSIRASSGSIRKPDPTGKKPGSWWAPLFGWSSEPDYVNNNNNSSSASLDSDLDKTTRRCLTEEKAKQLRMKIAQVSTFHEVMYHSAIASRLASDVSVRVNE